The nucleotide window CACATCGAGACCCTCCTCGGCAACCGACGTCGAGACCAGCACCTCGAACTCGCCGGTGCGAAACGCGTCGAGGGTTGCCTGCTGTTCGTTCTGGGTCATCCCGTCCGACCCCTCCTTGTCGCCCTGGCCGACGAACTTCCGGGTCTCGAAGTGTGCGCCCAAGAACTCCGTGAGGGTTTCGGCAGTGTCTCTGGATTCGGTGAAGACGATGACGCGCTCGCCGCCCTCGATGCCGAGACATTGGGCGAGCAGGATGCGCGCCCGGCGGAACTTCGGGTGGAGATCGTCGTACGTCTCCGCCTGCTCCATCGCTTCTCTCACTTTGGCTTCGGAGACGAGCCGCTGGCTCGCCTTCGACGCGCCCGACGAGCGCGCGGCGTTGCGCTGTCGTTCGAAATACCGCCTGAGCGACTCGACGCTCTGGGTTTCGGCGAGCGTCACCGCCCGCCGGAGCTTCATCACCTCGGCGTGGATGCTCATCCCCTCGTAGCCCTCAGACTGGTCGTTGTCGATGAGCTGCTGGAGCTCGCTCCGGATCCGGTTGAGGTCACGCTGGGAGATGTCCGCGCTCGTCGCGCGCGTCACGCCGAGTTCCTTCAGTTTCTCCAGTCGTTCTTCGATGACTGCGACCAGCGAATCCCGGATGGCGAGGATCTCGTCCGGTAGCGTCACGCGCTCCCACTCGACTGACGTATCGTGGGTGTAGTCGGCCACGTCGGCGTCTTCTTCGGTCATCACCGCGACGTTCGAGAGACCCAGATTCTCACAAACCGACCGGATCGCCTCCTCGTCACCGCCCGGCGAGGCGCTCATCCCCGTCACGAGCGGTTGCTCCGCATCGGCGTGGTAGCGCTCGGCGATGTAGTTGTAGGCGTAGTTGCCCGACGCGCGGTGGCACTCGTCGAAGGTGAGGTGGGTAGTAGTGGCGAGATCGATGCGGCCGCCGATGAGGTCGTTCTCGACGACCTGCGGGGTGGCGATGACGACCCGCGCGCGCTCGAACAGCTCCTCGCGGTCGTCGGGGCTGACCTCGCCGGTGAACACGACGATCTCGTCGTCCGGTATCGTCAGCGCGTCGCGATAGAACTCGGCGTGCTGGGTGACCAAGGGTTTCGTCGGCGCGAGCAGCAGCGACGTCCCACCCTGCTCGTGGAGGCGCTCGGCGGTCACGAGCAGACTCACGGTCGTCTTTCCGAGTCCGGTGGGTAGGCAGACGAGCGTGTGCCCGCTCGCGGCTTCACTGGCGAGGTCGGCCTGATAGCGCCGGCGTTCGAGCACGCCAGGTTCGACGAGCGGGCGCTCGACGGACTCCTCACCGGTGGTCGCCATTGGGCCGTTCTACCGGGCCATTCCGAATAAGCGTTCGCAGATGCGGGTGAAAGTGAAATCGAGTTTCGGGGCGGTCGCTTAGCCGGAAGCAAATGGGAGCCCGTGAGCGGTAAGCCGGAGTCCGATCGTGATGGCGACTGCCGCCGCGATC belongs to Halococcus qingdaonensis and includes:
- a CDS encoding DEAD/DEAH box helicase yields the protein MATTGEESVERPLVEPGVLERRRYQADLASEAASGHTLVCLPTGLGKTTVSLLVTAERLHEQGGTSLLLAPTKPLVTQHAEFYRDALTIPDDEIVVFTGEVSPDDREELFERARVVIATPQVVENDLIGGRIDLATTTHLTFDECHRASGNYAYNYIAERYHADAEQPLVTGMSASPGGDEEAIRSVCENLGLSNVAVMTEEDADVADYTHDTSVEWERVTLPDEILAIRDSLVAVIEERLEKLKELGVTRATSADISQRDLNRIRSELQQLIDNDQSEGYEGMSIHAEVMKLRRAVTLAETQSVESLRRYFERQRNAARSSGASKASQRLVSEAKVREAMEQAETYDDLHPKFRRARILLAQCLGIEGGERVIVFTESRDTAETLTEFLGAHFETRKFVGQGDKEGSDGMTQNEQQATLDAFRTGEFEVLVSTSVAEEGLDVPEVDLVLFYEPVPTAIRSIQRKGRTGRQTEGRVMVLLAEDTRDEAYFWKSRHEQSRMTDELQNLKGAAETIESDLAQQGLDAFESDGAASSEAGATAGDGDQSGLSSFAVPGETDPTDEAADTAETDEDEADADDATDEGVVATAAAADDDGVEIVVDQRELDSSIARDLSTREDCETRLETLAVGDYVLSDRVVVERKSVGDFLDTLTGGDRSLFEQVGDAARHYARPVVLVEGDDLYGERNVHPNAIRGALASLAVDFGASVLRTTDESDTADLLHVIAGREQEVADREVSVHGEKGAKTLTEQQEYVVSAIADIGPVTARALLEEFGTVEGVMIANEADLLEVSGVGEVTAERIREVVGSDYDP